The DNA region CACTGCGTTAATCGGCGTATTAATCCTGAAGGTTTGTTTATCTTTATAAGCAGAAATAATTTTGAGGGAATGCTCTGTTATTTTGTCGCGTCTCTTCTGAAGGTGAAGGCGGCAATCGTAAATGTCCGTGATGTGGAAACAATTAATTCACTGCTAAAAGAGGATATAGTTGCCGCCTATATTTGCAATCAGGAGGGAGGATTGCCGGTATTGAGCAGTAAAACTTTGTTGATTCATTTTGCTCAGAGTACAGCGTTTAAAGGTGTTTCTGTGGCAGCGTTTTCTCCGTTTTCAGGCGCCTATTTTTACTTTATGACCTCTGGCACAACAGGCAGGCCAAAGCTCGTTCAATACCAGGAGAAAATGCTCATTGGCAATGCGGTAGAAGTTAGCCGATATCTGTCACTGGCTCCAGACGATAATATTCTTTGCTTCTTTCCTGTACAGTATATGTATGGTCTGTCGACGATGTTGACCACTTTAATCTGCCAAGGGAATCTGGTATTCGACCAGTTTTCGCTTAGTAGAGTCGGTGAAATGCTACGTTATCACCATATTACTACACTACCCGTAATTGGTGACTGGATGCTCCCATTGAGCAAGATATTAGCGCTTAGTAGCATACGACTGAAACGAGTGCTGAATGCTTCTGATCGTCTTTTGAGCGTACAGGCAGAAAATATCATGCCGAGCTGTGATGTTCTTTGGAATAATTTTGGCCAGACAGAATCCGGTCCACGTTTGTTTTGTCTTAAACTGGAGACACTTAGCGAGATTGCAAAATATAGCCTCAACAATGTTGTTGCACCGGGCTTTGTGATGAACGATAGCATTAGTATTCAACTACACCCACGCGACGAATCGCGAGATGGTGCCTGCCGGATGTTATACCGCAGCCCCTATGCTGCAGATGGTTATGTCGATGAGCATCTTGCCCTAATCCCGCGAGGAGAGTGGATGTACTCTGGCGACCTTTTCGAAAAAGGCCTGCACGACATATATTTCTGGATAGCACGTGAAAAAAATGAAATAAAAATAAACGGTAAGTTTGTCCCAGTGCAAGCAATTTCTGACCATCTTATGCGTGAGTTTGGTGCTCTTCGACACGCATTTAGTAAAGGTTCGGAAGGCATTATCAATCTGCATATTGAAGCTGAGCACGGTCACGAGATAACAGGGAGGATTTCACAATTACTTTCAGACTCGTGGCATCGTTACACTTTTGCCATCAAAACGGTTGTTACGATACCTACAACCCACACCGGTAAAATTAAAGTAGAGCAGAACTGAAGGATGGAAACGATATATAGCAATCTTGATAAAACGATTTTCCTTTGTATGGTCAGCCACAAGCAGACCGCCGCTCAACTGCGGCCGAATGATCCGATTATTGAGATTTTACCTAAAGGCGCCAGCGAGAAACAAATACTGCGGACGGCGGCAAAACAGCGAGCTATTAAGCATATGGCACGGCTGGCAGAATGTAGAGGTTTTGTTGAAAGCCGGGGAGTATTCAGTGTCAGCCACTCTAGGGATGATACAGTGTTGCTGGCAAGCTACTGCCCAAAAGTTTTCAGCTGCGGCGTAGACACAGAAAAAGTAGACGTATCACGTCGCATACGTCCTTTTATGATTAATTATCTAGAGCACAGTAGTTGTGCGCGCGACTGGGCGGCTTCTCCATTGTTACTGTCCACCATTGTGTTTTGCTGTATGGAAAGTATTTATAAAACACTGTCTGCATGGTGGCCAATGACATTCTCTGTCAATGATTATCATCTTGAGCAAATTTCTGGTAACTCTTGCGTATTTAATTACGTTGGGGTACAGGAGGAAATAGTCGGTAGACTTATCAATTGTCGATATTATCTACACGAAGACACTGTCGTTGCGACAACGTTTATGAACTTTCAGGTTGTTTCACTTTGACTTTTAAATCACTCAGATAAATTATGATGAAAGCACTACTGGCCAGACCTGTACTGGTTGTTGTTTCATGTTTTGCAATTATATTATTTTCGCTTATTGCAATTAAAAAGATGCCGGTGGCGCTCTTTCCGCTTATTACTCCGCCAACCATTGAGGTAACGGCGGTCAGCGTCGGAGCAGATGCTCGGATGGCTGAAGATACGGTAACCCAGGTGCTAGAAGAGAATATGACAAACCTCGACAATATGATGTTTATTAATTCTGCTACCGACAACAGTGGGCATATTACCATTACATTGACCTTTGCACCGCAGACGAATATGGATATTGCTCAGGTTCAGGTGCAGAAATCGGTACAGCAGGCAACACCTCGGTTACCCACTGATACGGTAAAGCAGGGAATAAAAATCACGAACTCTAGCGGTAGCTGGATGATGATTGTCGGCTTTGCTGCAGAGGACCCTGCAATCAGTCAGGTTGATATCTCCGATTATATTAATAATAATGTTATCGACCGAATCAGGATGATCGACGGCGTGGGCTCTGTGGCGCTGTTTGGAACTGAACACGCTTGGCGCATCTGGCTCGATCCCTTCAAATTGCAGTCTTACAAATTAACAGTTAACGATGTCAAACGGGCGATTGCTAATAAGACGGCAATGATTGCGACAGGTCAATTGGGCGGCCTGCCATCGACGACATGGGCGGTGATGAGTTATCCACTGGTCTATAGCGATCATTCAACTAACAGACACGACCTCGGTAATATTGTGTTATCAGGAAATCAGCAGGGAGCAATGGTCCATTTGCGCGATGTCGCGCGAGTTGAATATGGAAGTGAAAGCTACAATGTGGGTGTACATCTTAACGGCCAGCCTGCTACGGGCATCGGTATAAAGTTGAAGCCAGGAGCGAATGCACTTAAGACAGGCCAGCTTATCTTTTCCTTTATCAGCAGTTTAAAACGTTCTATACCTGCAGGCGTTGTAATTTCTTATCCATGGAATAGCGTGCCTTACGTGAAAACGTCGCTAAATGCACTCGGCGTGACAATGTGTGAGGCCGTAGCAATTACTGTTATCATTCTGTTTATATTTTTTCGCACCAATCCGTTAATCTTTATTCCAGCATTAGTGATCCCGCTTGTATTACTGGCGACCGTATCTATTCTGTTTGTGCTGGGTTTCAGTTTGAATCTGCTGACCCTTTTTGGGCTGATACTGGCAATCGGTATAATTGTTGATGATAGTATAGTTATTATTGATAAAGTTGATGCACTGGCCGTCCGAGAGCGCTTGCCTCTGGACTTAGCCATTATACGCGCCACAAGAGAAATTGCTCCATTGCTGTTGGCTATAACGCTTGTGCTGACAACGATTTTTTTGCCTATGCTATTTACGCATAATTCGGCGGGCGTGATTTATCAACAGTTTGCTGCGAGCATGATTATCGCCATAGTTCTCTCGCTGCTGGTATCACTGCTTCTCGTCCCTGTTCTGCTGAATATCTTACCCTGGCATCAGACTCATGCACCGCGCCAGCAGCATCTACTTGCGTGGCTCAGCCTGAGAATTTCCGCAATCGTGGCGCGAATGCTGCAGCAACGGTTTTTGTATGGCGCACTTCTCTTGGTGCTGTTTATGCTGGTCGTGCTGGGCTGGTTTTATCTTCCCGCCTCTTTTGTACCCGATGAAGATCAGGGATCAATGATGGTAATGGTGAAGCTGCCGCCAGGTTCATCAGAAGAAAATACAGCAAGAGTGATGCGACGCGTCAGCAATTACTATCTGACACAGGAGCGTTCACGGGTTAAAGATGTCTTCACCGTAAGCGGGATGGGATTTAATAGTCTCGGGCAAAATATGGGATTCGTCTTTGTAAGCTTAAAAGCTTGGGAAAAACGCTTAGGTGAGCAGGATTCAGTACAGGCGGTTATACAGCGCAGCCGCCGTTACTTTTCCACCATTCCTGACGCCTTCATCCTCGCATTTAATAATCCTCCCATCCCAGGCCTTGGCAGCGCCTCCGGATTCGCTTTTGAGTTGGTGGATGAGGAAAATCTTGGACATGAGGCGCTATTGAAAGCTCGCAATCAGCTTTTGTGGATAATGTATCGAGAGCCTGAATTGTTCAGCGCCGTGCGTCCAGCGGGTGAGGAGGATGAGCCGGTCGAAAAACTTTCTATCAAAAATCTTATCGCACTGAGCAGTGGCGTGAAAATAGAGGACATCACGTCAACCATACAGACAGCAATGAGCGGCAGTTGGATTGCCCAGACATCACAACAAGGACACAATAAAAAAATCATTGTGATGGGGGACGCCCGCTGGCGGATGCTGCCTCAGAATATCGGTCAGTGGTATGTACGTAACAGTAATAATCAGATGGTATCGGTTTCTACTCTGACTGATCTGCATTGGGGGAAAGCTGCCAAGTTGCTGGAGCGCTATAATGGCTTTCCAGCAATAGAGTTACTGGGTGAGGCTACCGAAGGGCATACCACAGGTGAAGCGATGCAGCGGATTAACCAACTGGCACATACGTTGCCAGCTGGTATTGTTTTACAATGGACCAGTCAGTCATTGCAGGAGCAGCAGGCCGGCCAGCATATTCTTGAACTGATACTACTCTCTCTACTGGTTATCTGGCTGGCACTCGCAGCCCTTTATGAAAGCTGGAAAACACCATTGATTGTTCTTCTCTGTGCGCCATTAGGAGTTTCCGGCGTGCTGCTGACAGCGTGGATAAGCCGCGCGGAGAATGATATCTACCTTCATCTGTCCGTGCTGGTCACCATGGGCTTAACTATCCGTAACGCTGTGATGCTGGTTGATGAGATGAACCGGCTGAGTGCTCGTAAAGGCTATAACATCTGCGATGTGATCCAATTGGCACTCGATAATAGAGTCAGACCGGTATTAATGACCTCTATCGCCTTTATTTCTGGCGTGATTCCGTTAGCTATCAGTAATAATGTTGGCAAACACGCTCAAAATAATTTAGGTATTCTACTCATTGGCGGGTTATTTTCCTCTTCAAGCTTCATCTTTTATTATGCACCATTTTTATACTTTTTCGTCGTTGGGAAGAAAAAACGTTCTATTTAAATTAATTGATTTTTCTCACTTTGTTAAGGAAAAAAAATGAAAGACTTACTCGTTGATATTGAACCCGAACGTTATGAAACATTTGCAGTAGAAGCGACATCACCGTGGAACATCTATCTTAAACAAAGAATTCTTGAGGAAATTCCTGGCATTACATCAGATAAAAAAACATTGTTGGATGTGGGCATGGGAACTGGCCATATGCTTTTTGATCTTCTTAACAACGAAGAGCTTAGAAAATTCCATTTTCACGGTGTCGACGTGGACCCGCGCATGGTTGAATTTTGTCAGAAAAAAATATCTGCCTGGAAGAATGATACCAAAATTACTGTACTGGAAGGGAATGTCAGCGCTCTGCCTTATGGGAACCGTAGCTTTTCGCTTATTTATGCTCGTTCAGTTATTCATCACTGGGCTGAGCCGGAAAAAGGATTACAGGAATTATGCCGGGTATTAGACAAAGGCGGTATCGTTATTATCCATGAACCATTGGCCGATGCAGAGAAAGCTGCACTGCAGACATTTAATAGTGCGCGCCTCAAATATGGTATAGGTGAAATGACCACGGATGAAAAATATACCTTGTCGCAGATTAATCAACTGATGAAGGCTTGTGAGTCGGAAGAGATCGATTATCTTGTTCTGCCGGGCAGCGGGATAGCAGCTCTTGGATGCGAAATTCTGATACGCAGGAGAAACTGATGAGAAGTTACGACCATCAGCCGACATTCGTCGAACAACACAATAGAATTTCCATCATCAGCGGTAGTACATTCCGTGACTATGAACATTTTGCCCGTTCAGTGCCCATTAGCAAGCTAGTGAGAATGCATGAAGTAGAAGGAAAACAGGGTGACGACAGTAGCGCAAACCTGCCCTCGCTTATTGGTGCCACCAGTGGCACCAGCGGAAAAATGAAGCCTGTACGCATCCAGTTAAAAAATGGCGGTTGCTCGGTTTCTGCAAGCGAGCGCAACTTTATTTATCATTTGCGCGAACGTCGGGTGTTCTTCCCGCAAGACGTGGTAGGTAACTTGTTTACCATTAATTTATTCTCCACTCTGCACCAGTCAGCCTGTGATATCGTCAAATACTGCCAAGGCAGCATCGTGCCGGTGGGCGATATTGCGATGCTGACCCGAGATCATTTTCTGTTCCTGCAGGAAGTGGAGCTCAGCGTGCTGTTCGGTGTTCCCGCTACCATCATCCAGTTTGTCGAAGCTATGCTCAGCAATAAGGTGCCGATTGGTATTAAGAAAATAGTGTTTACCGGAGAAACTTTGCGGCCAAGCCAGGCTGAGTGGCTGCGCAGCAGACTTGGGAGAACATTATCGATTGTGGGTCTGTATGGCTTATCCGAGTGCGGATTTCTTGGCCTGACGGATGCGCAAGACTGCGATGAGTATACACTATTCAATGATGACTTCTTTTTTGAGCAGGACCCTGTACACGGGCTTCTGGTGACCTCCTTAGATCCCTCTGCAAAAAACCGACTTATACGCTATCCAACCGGTGATGGTGTTGAACTGACATTCCATAACAAACAACTGAAAATGCGAATCATGGCTCGCAAAGACCTGTTGTTCAATTTTGTCGGCAATCTGATAAGCGTTGAGAGTATTGCCGCAACTGTGGCGGAAAGTATACCTGAGAGCTTCATCCAACTCGTTATTCGTTCGGAAAAGGGGCAGCAGGAATTACTGCTGGTTAATGTAGCCGGGAAGAATCTTCAAACGCAGCAATTAGAGCTTATAGCGCAGAAGCTTCGCGCTCGTCCGGAACTGGCCGAGGTCTATCAAAAGCAGCGAGGCAGGCTGGAAGTGCATTCGGTTGCTGAAAATGCGTTCGTTCTGTCAGCCAGAGGAAAGCTTCAGTTTGTTGTTGATGAGAGAGAATAAACCAATGTTCGATACAATTTTGTCCCGCATTTATGAAGCTATTCACTGGTCGATGAGCGACAGTGATGGATTGTCCACGGATTTCTACTACCGAGTGAAAGCGATCCGCCAAGACCTTTTGGTAATGTATAAAACTAATGTCACCGAATGCCAGGATTTCTTACGTCAGAACGAGGAAGCTTTTCGCCAGTTAGATGAAAAGATCATTACTTATGAAAAGCAGCATGAAACCACTATATCCCAACTGATGAGCGGTCAGTCCCAGTTGAGCGATGAGGCTTTAGAGGAAGCACTGCAGAGTAAAGAAACCTTTATTGAGC from Pantoea deleyi includes:
- a CDS encoding AMP-binding protein encodes the protein MIRIASLLHNLWRLSWKNRSWKPAEVSLIAHHIAAQIVLHCVNRRINPEGLFIFISRNNFEGMLCYFVASLLKVKAAIVNVRDVETINSLLKEDIVAAYICNQEGGLPVLSSKTLLIHFAQSTAFKGVSVAAFSPFSGAYFYFMTSGTTGRPKLVQYQEKMLIGNAVEVSRYLSLAPDDNILCFFPVQYMYGLSTMLTTLICQGNLVFDQFSLSRVGEMLRYHHITTLPVIGDWMLPLSKILALSSIRLKRVLNASDRLLSVQAENIMPSCDVLWNNFGQTESGPRLFCLKLETLSEIAKYSLNNVVAPGFVMNDSISIQLHPRDESRDGACRMLYRSPYAADGYVDEHLALIPRGEWMYSGDLFEKGLHDIYFWIAREKNEIKINGKFVPVQAISDHLMREFGALRHAFSKGSEGIINLHIEAEHGHEITGRISQLLSDSWHRYTFAIKTVVTIPTTHTGKIKVEQN
- a CDS encoding efflux RND transporter permease subunit, translating into MMKALLARPVLVVVSCFAIILFSLIAIKKMPVALFPLITPPTIEVTAVSVGADARMAEDTVTQVLEENMTNLDNMMFINSATDNSGHITITLTFAPQTNMDIAQVQVQKSVQQATPRLPTDTVKQGIKITNSSGSWMMIVGFAAEDPAISQVDISDYINNNVIDRIRMIDGVGSVALFGTEHAWRIWLDPFKLQSYKLTVNDVKRAIANKTAMIATGQLGGLPSTTWAVMSYPLVYSDHSTNRHDLGNIVLSGNQQGAMVHLRDVARVEYGSESYNVGVHLNGQPATGIGIKLKPGANALKTGQLIFSFISSLKRSIPAGVVISYPWNSVPYVKTSLNALGVTMCEAVAITVIILFIFFRTNPLIFIPALVIPLVLLATVSILFVLGFSLNLLTLFGLILAIGIIVDDSIVIIDKVDALAVRERLPLDLAIIRATREIAPLLLAITLVLTTIFLPMLFTHNSAGVIYQQFAASMIIAIVLSLLVSLLLVPVLLNILPWHQTHAPRQQHLLAWLSLRISAIVARMLQQRFLYGALLLVLFMLVVLGWFYLPASFVPDEDQGSMMVMVKLPPGSSEENTARVMRRVSNYYLTQERSRVKDVFTVSGMGFNSLGQNMGFVFVSLKAWEKRLGEQDSVQAVIQRSRRYFSTIPDAFILAFNNPPIPGLGSASGFAFELVDEENLGHEALLKARNQLLWIMYREPELFSAVRPAGEEDEPVEKLSIKNLIALSSGVKIEDITSTIQTAMSGSWIAQTSQQGHNKKIIVMGDARWRMLPQNIGQWYVRNSNNQMVSVSTLTDLHWGKAAKLLERYNGFPAIELLGEATEGHTTGEAMQRINQLAHTLPAGIVLQWTSQSLQEQQAGQHILELILLSLLVIWLALAALYESWKTPLIVLLCAPLGVSGVLLTAWISRAENDIYLHLSVLVTMGLTIRNAVMLVDEMNRLSARKGYNICDVIQLALDNRVRPVLMTSIAFISGVIPLAISNNVGKHAQNNLGILLIGGLFSSSSFIFYYAPFLYFFVVGKKKRSI
- a CDS encoding class I SAM-dependent methyltransferase; this translates as MKDLLVDIEPERYETFAVEATSPWNIYLKQRILEEIPGITSDKKTLLDVGMGTGHMLFDLLNNEELRKFHFHGVDVDPRMVEFCQKKISAWKNDTKITVLEGNVSALPYGNRSFSLIYARSVIHHWAEPEKGLQELCRVLDKGGIVIIHEPLADAEKAALQTFNSARLKYGIGEMTTDEKYTLSQINQLMKACESEEIDYLVLPGSGIAALGCEILIRRRN
- a CDS encoding AMP-binding protein, whose amino-acid sequence is MRSYDHQPTFVEQHNRISIISGSTFRDYEHFARSVPISKLVRMHEVEGKQGDDSSANLPSLIGATSGTSGKMKPVRIQLKNGGCSVSASERNFIYHLRERRVFFPQDVVGNLFTINLFSTLHQSACDIVKYCQGSIVPVGDIAMLTRDHFLFLQEVELSVLFGVPATIIQFVEAMLSNKVPIGIKKIVFTGETLRPSQAEWLRSRLGRTLSIVGLYGLSECGFLGLTDAQDCDEYTLFNDDFFFEQDPVHGLLVTSLDPSAKNRLIRYPTGDGVELTFHNKQLKMRIMARKDLLFNFVGNLISVESIAATVAESIPESFIQLVIRSEKGQQELLLVNVAGKNLQTQQLELIAQKLRARPELAEVYQKQRGRLEVHSVAENAFVLSARGKLQFVVDERE